In Gemmata obscuriglobus, a single genomic region encodes these proteins:
- a CDS encoding metallophosphoesterase family protein, translating into MRAILSDVHGNIEALDAVLADIGGRAVTSIYSLGDIIGYGPNPIECLDRAAAWDLNVLGNHDHAVLFDPTGFSPNAERAALWTRVVVECARREELWTFLSERPRQFRDGDFLFVHGSARNQTNEYVFPEDVFNLSKMARIGEQIDRYCFAGHTHVPGVFIEPEPGAQWQFLSPEEIDHTWRLDERKTIVNVGSVGQPRDANWRACYVTLDGLDLTFHRVGYDVDATVKKIYSIPELSNFLADRLREGR; encoded by the coding sequence CGGGCGATTCTGAGCGACGTTCACGGCAACATCGAGGCGCTGGACGCGGTCCTGGCGGACATCGGCGGCCGGGCCGTCACGTCGATTTACAGCCTGGGCGACATTATCGGGTACGGCCCGAACCCGATCGAGTGCCTGGACCGGGCGGCGGCGTGGGACCTGAACGTCCTGGGCAACCACGACCACGCGGTGCTGTTCGACCCGACCGGGTTCAGCCCGAACGCGGAGCGGGCCGCGCTGTGGACCCGGGTGGTCGTCGAGTGCGCCCGGCGGGAGGAGCTGTGGACGTTCCTGTCGGAGCGGCCGCGCCAGTTCCGCGACGGCGACTTCCTGTTCGTTCACGGCTCGGCGCGGAACCAGACGAACGAGTATGTGTTCCCGGAGGACGTTTTCAACCTCTCGAAGATGGCCCGGATCGGCGAGCAGATCGACCGGTACTGCTTCGCGGGCCACACGCACGTCCCCGGGGTGTTCATCGAGCCCGAGCCCGGCGCGCAGTGGCAGTTCCTGTCGCCCGAGGAGATCGACCACACGTGGCGGCTCGACGAGCGGAAGACGATCGTCAACGTGGGCTCGGTGGGACAGCCGCGCGACGCCAACTGGCGCGCCTGCTACGTCACGCTCGACGGGCTCGACCTCACGTTCCACCGGGTGGGGTACGACGTGGACGCCACGGTGAAGAAGATCTACTCGATCCCGGAATTGAGCAACTTCCTCGCCGACCGCCTCCGCGAGGGGCGGTGA
- a CDS encoding phosphoenolpyruvate hydrolase family protein has protein sequence MHSRADILARFRSQVAAGVPIVGGGAGTGLSAKCAEAGGIDLIIIYNSGRFRMAGRGSLAGLLPYGDANQIVMDMAREVLPVVQRTPVLAGVCGTDPFRVMKRFLLDVKDAGFSGVQNFPTVGLFDGTFRVGLEETGMGYGLEVDMIRVARDLDLLTCPYVFTPDEAIAMTKAGADVLIPHMGLTTKGAIGAKTAFSLEESAKRVQELADAAKSINPDVLVLCHGGPISEPEDVRYILDQTKGIAGFFGASSIERLPTEVAITGCVKQFKALKLD, from the coding sequence ATGCACTCACGCGCTGATATCCTCGCCCGGTTCCGATCCCAGGTGGCGGCCGGCGTGCCGATCGTTGGCGGCGGGGCCGGCACCGGGCTGTCGGCGAAATGCGCCGAGGCGGGCGGCATCGACCTCATCATCATTTACAACTCGGGCCGGTTCCGGATGGCCGGGCGCGGGTCGCTCGCCGGCCTGCTCCCCTACGGCGACGCGAACCAGATCGTGATGGACATGGCCCGCGAGGTGCTGCCGGTGGTGCAGCGCACGCCGGTACTCGCCGGGGTGTGCGGCACCGACCCGTTCCGGGTGATGAAGCGGTTCCTGCTCGATGTGAAGGACGCCGGGTTCAGCGGGGTGCAGAACTTCCCGACGGTGGGGCTGTTCGACGGCACGTTCCGCGTCGGGCTGGAAGAGACCGGGATGGGGTACGGGCTCGAAGTGGACATGATCCGCGTCGCCCGCGACCTCGACCTGCTCACCTGCCCCTACGTGTTCACGCCCGACGAAGCGATCGCAATGACAAAGGCGGGCGCGGACGTTCTGATTCCGCACATGGGCCTGACCACGAAGGGCGCCATTGGCGCAAAGACGGCATTTTCTCTGGAGGAGAGCGCGAAGCGGGTTCAGGAACTGGCCGACGCCGCGAAGAGCATCAACCCCGACGTGCTGGTGCTGTGCCACGGCGGCCCGATTTCCGAACCCGAGGACGTGCGCTACATCCTCGACCAAACGAAGGGGATCGCGGGCTTCTTCGGGGCGTCCAGCATCGAACGGCTGCCCACGGAGGTGGCCATCACCGGTTGCGTGAAGCAGTTCAAGGCACTGAAGCTCGACTGA
- a CDS encoding Tm-1-like ATP-binding domain-containing protein, which yields MSVLLVGTLDTKGAEFAYVRDRLRAAGVPVIVADAGVIAPPAFTADVSREDVFRAAGASYESVKAAADRGKAIELAAAGAAKLAAQLHKQGRLSGVFGMGGSAGTTIGTAAMRALPVGVPKLMVSTLASGQVKHYVGTRDVMMMHSVVDIAGLNRISRAVLDNAANAMIGMAKRPTPPAPLPEGKGESGKEDGGANSSADRPVIAATMFGVTTPCVEAARTVLEAAGYEVIVFHATGTGGRTMEGLIRDGLVAGVLDITTTELADELAGGVLSAGPERLTAAAIAGVPQVVSLGALDMVNFGPYDTVPERYQQRRLHRHNPTITLMRTTPEEMDQLGKVVAERTSASNSPTCVMVPLRGVSAIDAEGMPFWWPEADEALFQSLRNWIAPYVELTELDLHINDPAFAEACAQKLLDMLKGRKVPD from the coding sequence ATGTCCGTTCTGCTGGTCGGCACCCTGGACACCAAAGGGGCCGAGTTCGCTTACGTCCGCGACCGACTCCGCGCCGCCGGGGTACCGGTTATCGTCGCCGACGCTGGCGTAATCGCTCCTCCGGCGTTCACGGCCGACGTCTCCCGAGAAGACGTGTTCCGCGCCGCCGGTGCGAGTTACGAGTCCGTGAAGGCGGCTGCGGACCGCGGAAAGGCGATCGAACTTGCGGCGGCGGGAGCGGCCAAGCTCGCGGCGCAACTGCACAAACAGGGGCGGCTGTCCGGGGTGTTCGGAATGGGCGGGTCGGCGGGAACGACGATCGGCACCGCCGCCATGCGGGCGCTGCCCGTCGGCGTCCCGAAACTGATGGTCAGCACGCTGGCGAGCGGACAGGTGAAACACTACGTCGGCACCCGCGATGTTATGATGATGCACTCCGTGGTGGACATCGCCGGCTTGAACCGCATCAGCCGGGCTGTACTCGACAACGCCGCCAACGCGATGATCGGGATGGCGAAGCGACCTACCCCCCCGGCCCCCCTCCCTGAAGGTAAGGGGGAGTCAGGCAAGGAGGACGGAGGAGCCAACTCCTCCGCGGATCGCCCCGTTATCGCCGCAACGATGTTCGGCGTCACGACGCCGTGCGTGGAGGCCGCGCGAACGGTGCTCGAAGCGGCCGGGTACGAGGTGATCGTGTTCCACGCCACCGGCACCGGCGGGCGCACGATGGAAGGGCTCATTCGCGACGGCCTGGTCGCCGGAGTGCTCGACATCACGACGACCGAGCTGGCGGACGAACTCGCCGGCGGCGTCCTCTCCGCCGGCCCGGAACGGCTCACCGCCGCGGCCATCGCCGGGGTGCCGCAGGTGGTGTCGCTCGGCGCCCTCGACATGGTGAATTTCGGCCCATACGACACCGTGCCCGAACGGTATCAGCAGCGCCGGCTGCACCGGCACAACCCCACCATCACGCTCATGCGCACCACGCCCGAGGAGATGGACCAGCTCGGCAAAGTGGTCGCCGAACGGACGAGCGCGTCCAACAGCCCGACGTGCGTGATGGTGCCGCTCCGGGGCGTGTCCGCGATCGACGCGGAGGGAATGCCGTTCTGGTGGCCCGAAGCCGACGAAGCGCTGTTCCAGAGCTTGCGGAACTGGATCGCACCATACGTTGAATTGACGGAACTGGACCTGCACATCAACGACCCGGCTTTCGCCGAAGCCTGCGCCCAGAAGCTGTTAGACATGCTGAAGGGCCGCAAAGTGCCGGATTGA